Proteins co-encoded in one Acanthopagrus latus isolate v.2019 chromosome 10, fAcaLat1.1, whole genome shotgun sequence genomic window:
- the adgra3 gene encoding adhesion G protein-coupled receptor A3 isoform X2, with protein sequence MISHIEPGAFLGLPALRKLDLSNNSIGCLNVDIFKGLTSLIRLNLSGNTFSSLAQGTFDSLLSLKFLDFQTPNLLCDCNLQWLRRWLSERNPAGKNTKCSYPQSLQGQSITSISPELFTCDAPLELPSFQLTPSQQQVVFQGDSLPFQCQASFVAEDMQVLWYQDGRMVKPDAAQGIVIERRMVQDCSLIASALTISNIQPGFTGDWECRVRTSRGNTTRTVHIVVLETSAKYCVPERVTNNKGEFKWPRTVAGIRAHLPCNRLPSSAGTYSGSSGEEQRAWRYCNRKGVWTDDDYSRCQFQKDVTRFLYVINQMPLNETSVVARAQRLLSCTNDAANFSDKMDIIFVAEMIEKIGKFVERFNLGEVMVSMASNLMLADERVLWMAQREAMACSRIIACLQKISGYRLATAQPFSLTSPNIALEIHTVRASDWNGMTCRLFQRLSPDRTPGQDRQLTFKCNTTNSSSSISYKNIIASLEFPQSLFTQAALPGQADDAVYKLHLLGFRNGKFFPSTGNSSQLADGGKRRSVATPVIMAKIDGMSRHILRTPVNITLWQFARGSDPVSASWNFSLVGGHGGWQSDGCRIMNHNDSVTTISCNSLGNYGLLMDLSSVEYFTPSIQPLHPVIYATIIILLLCLLTIIISYIYHHRSVRVSRKSWHMLVNLCFHISLTCGVFVGGINQTRYASVCQAVGILLHYSTLATALWVGVTARNIYKQVTRKAKRYEELDEPPPPPRPMLRFYLIGGGIPIIVCGITAAANIRNYGSRTNAPYCWMAWEPSIGAFYGPVGFIIFVDCMYFLSILLQLRRHPERRYEFKEPTEEQQHLSSAHIEARADGPSSQCHPLTLQLQPHEASSSMLSAPHAVPLSALENEHTFAAQLMGAAGALGLYAALWVFGAMAVSQDHPFDLAFTCLFGVAALALGAFMVAHHCVNRQDMRRYWSQACCSGRRAYSAQEDVLLPQPGVAMTSTAGSADKADGESTKCGHSSADSSYTNKSGPSMRNSTHGSKLTNLHAEAAQCKPASAPATANGAAILDNSLTEHSVDNEIKMHVAPVEVQFRPMNNINNPTAAPNGHASRHHKNRARAHRASRLTVLREYAYDVPTSVDGSVQSAPHRRHHHYDVAARNSRRAAYMAYRERHQSQLQQDSSDSASLPRRSRYADKGGGSSVGNGSVVTVETERVTAAATLSSGNDSGPVKQPSTTELESQPKSYGLNLVTQNGGTLKENGQTMPLISPESAASVKTGLWKHETTV encoded by the exons AGACTTGTCCAATAACAGCATCGGCTGTCTTAATGTAGACATCTTCAAGGGCCTCACCAGTCTGATCAGACT AAACCTTTCAGGAAACACGTTCTCTTCATTGGCTCAGGGGACCTTTGACAGCTTGTTGTCTCTGAAGTTCTT ggATTTTCAGACACCTAACTTGCTGTGTGACTGCAACCTTCAGTGGCTGCGGCGTTGGCTCAGCGAGAGGAACCCTGCGGGCAAGAACACCAAGTGCTCCTACCCCCAGTCTCTCCAGGGCCAGTCCATTACCTCCATCAGCCCAGAGCTCTTCACCTGTG ATGCTCCACTCGAGCTGCCCTCCTTCCAGCTGACTCCATCCCAGCAACAGGTCGTCTTTCAGGGGGACAGCTTGCCATTCCAGTGTCAGGCCTCCTTCGTGGCCGAGGACATGCAGGTGCTGTGGTACCAAGACGGCCGCATGGTGAAGCCTGACGCCGCCCAAGGCATCGTCATTGAAAGACGCATGGTGCAGGACTGCTCTCTCATTGCCAG CGCGTTGACCATCTCAAACATTCAGCCTGGTTTTACTGGGGACTGGGAGTGCCGGGTCAGAACTAGCAGGGGCAACACAACCAGGACTGTCCACATCGTGGTCTTGGAGACTTCTGCCAAGTATTGTGTCCCTGAACGCGTCACGAACAACAAGGGAGAGTTCAA GTGGCCGCGCACCGTGGCAGGGATCAGAGCGCACCTCCCCTGCAACAGACTGCCCTCCAGCGCAGGTACATACTCGGGCAGCTCCGGCGAGGAGCAGCGGGCGTGGCGCTACTGCAATCGCAAAGGGGTGTGGACGGATGACGACTACTCGCGCTGCCAGTTCCAGAAAGATGTCACGCGGTTTCTATACGTCATCAACCAG ATGCCTTTGAATGAGACCAGCGTGGTAGCCAGGGCTCAGCGCCTGTTGTCCTGCACCAACGACGCTGCCAACTTCTCAGACAAGATGGACATCATCTTTGTAGCTGAGATGATTGAAAAGATTGGCAAATTTGTCGAGAGATTTAAT TTGGGTGAGGTGATGGTAAGCATGGCCAGTAACTTGATGCTGGCAGATGAGAGGGTGCTCTGGATGGCTCAGCGCGAAGCCATGGCCTGTTCGCGCATCATCGCCTGCCTTCAGAAGATTTCTGGCTACCGTCTGGCCACAGCACAGCCCTTCTCCCTG ACATCCCCCAACATAGCACTGGAGATTCACACTGTCAGGGCCAGCGACTGGAACGGCATGACCTGCAGGTTGTTCCAGAGGCTCAGTCCCGACCGCACACCTGGACAGGACCGCCAACTCACCTTCAAATGCAACACAACCAACTCCTCTTCCAGCATCTCTTACAAG AACATCATTGCTTCCCTGGAGTTTCCTCAGTCACTCTTTACCCAGGCTGCACTCCCCGGGCAGGCAGACGACGCAGTCTACAAGCTCCATCTACTGGGCTTCCGCAACGGCAAGTTTTTTCCCTCCACCGGCAACTCGTCCCAACTGGCTGATGGTGGAAAGAGGAGGAGTGTGGCCACCCCTGTCATCATGGCCAAGATAG ATGGCATGTCCCGGCACATCCTCAGGACGCCGGTGAACATCACCCTGTGGCAGTTTGCCCGCGGCTCAGACCCGGTGTCCGCCTCCTGGAACTTCAGCCTGGTTGGAGGCCATGGAGGATGGCAGAGCGATGGCTGCCGCATCATGAACCATAATGACAGCGTCACCACCATATCCTGCAACTCTCTGGGCAACTATGGCCTGCTGATG GACCTCAGCAGTGTGGAGTATTTCACTCCCAGCATTCAGCCCCTGCACCCAGTCATCTACGCCACCATCATCATTCTGCTACTCTGCCTGCTCACAATCATCATCAGCTATATTTACCACCACAG GTCTGTCCGTGTGAGTCGCAAATCCTGGCACATGTTGGTCAACCTCTGCTTCCACATCTCCCTCACCTGCGGGGTCTTTGTAGGTGGCATAAATCAGACGCGCTATGCCAGCGTTTGCCAGGCG GTGGGCATCTTGCTGCACTACTCAACTCTGGCTACAGCTCTGTGGGTGGGTGTGACTGCACGCAACATTTACAAACAGGTGACGCGCAAAGCCAAGCGCTATGAAGAGCTGGACGAACCTCCGCCACCACCGCGACCCATGCTGAG GTTCTACTTAATCGGCGGAGGGATACCCATCATTGTCTGCggcatcactgcagcagccaaCATCAGAAACTACGGCAGCCGGACCAATGCACCATA ttgCTGGATGGCATGGGAGCCCAGTATTGGTGCATTTTATGGCCCAGTGGGATTCATCATCTTCGTGGACTGCATGTACTTCCTCAGCATTCTACTCCAGTTGCGGCGCCACCCTGAGCGCCGTTACGAGTTCAAGGAGCCCACcgaagagcagcagcatctctctTCAGCCCACATTGAGGCCAGGGCTGATGGTCCCAGCAGCCAGTGCCACCCCctcacactgcagctccagcCTCACGAGGCATCCTCCTCCATGCTGTCTGCTCCCCACGCTGTGCCCCTGTCGGCCCTGGAGAATGAGCACACCTTTGCAGCTCAGCTGATGGGTGCAGCAGGGGCACTGGGGCTATATGCGGCCCTCTGGGTGTTCGGGGCCATGGCTGTGTCACAGGACCACCCCTTCGACTTAGCTTTCACTTGCCTGTTTGGGGTGGCCGCACTGGCATTGGGGGCGTTCATGGTGGCACATCACTGTGTCAACAGGCAGGATATGAGACGCTATTGGTCCCAGGCTTGTTGCTCTGGGAGACGAGCCTACTCTGCACAGGAGGATGTCCTTCTGCCTCAGCCGGGCGTGGCAATGACATCCACAGCAGGATCTGCTGACAAAGCAGACGGAGAGTCAACAAAGTGTGGCCACAGCAGTGCAGACTCTTCCTACACAAATAAGAGCGGGCCAAGCATGCGCAACTCCACCCACGGCAGCAAGCTGACCAATCTGCACGCAGAGGCAGCTCAATGCAAGCCTGCGTCAGCACCGGCGACAGCCAACGGTGCAGCCATTTTGGACAACAGCCTGACTGAACACTCAGTAgacaatgaaattaaaatgcacGTGGCACCGGTTGAGGTCCAGTTCCGCCCGATGAACAACATCAACAATCCAACAGCTGCCCCCAACGGACACGCAAGCAGGCATCACAAAAACAGAGCGCGAGCGCACAGGGCGAGTCGGCTGACAGTGTTGCGAGAGTACGCCTACGACGTCCCCACCAGCGTGGACGGCAGCGTGCAGAGTGCACCCCACAGGCGGCACCACCACTATGATGTAGCGGCACGCAACAGCAGGCGGGCGGCTTACATGGCCTACAGAGAGCGCCATCAGAGCCAGTTACAGCAGGACAGCAGCGACAGCGCAAGCTTGCCGCGCCGCTCCCGCTACGCAGATAAAGGAGGTGGCAGCAGCGTTGGGAACGGATCAGTGGTGACTGTAGAAACTGAACgggtcactgctgctgccacgcTGAGCTCGGGTAATGACTCTGGTCCTGTTAAGCAGCCCAGCACCACAGAACTAGAGAGCCAACCCAAGTCATATGGGCTCAACCTGGTTACTCAGAATGGTGGCACACTTAAAGAAAATGGACAAACAATGCCTTTAATCAGCCCAGAGAGTGCAGCCAGTGTAAAGACCGGCTTGTGGAAACATGAAACTACTGTGTAG
- the adgra3 gene encoding adhesion G protein-coupled receptor A3 isoform X1, which yields MRLDLWQLFVILLLSGGGSSVPSSSDCKLYDERPKSGGKSPAGSDRKVVCSNMELHQVLPPDSFPNRTVTLILNNNKIQELRNGSFFGLSTLEKLDLRSNMISHIEPGAFLGLPALRKLDLSNNSIGCLNVDIFKGLTSLIRLNLSGNTFSSLAQGTFDSLLSLKFLDFQTPNLLCDCNLQWLRRWLSERNPAGKNTKCSYPQSLQGQSITSISPELFTCDAPLELPSFQLTPSQQQVVFQGDSLPFQCQASFVAEDMQVLWYQDGRMVKPDAAQGIVIERRMVQDCSLIASALTISNIQPGFTGDWECRVRTSRGNTTRTVHIVVLETSAKYCVPERVTNNKGEFKWPRTVAGIRAHLPCNRLPSSAGTYSGSSGEEQRAWRYCNRKGVWTDDDYSRCQFQKDVTRFLYVINQMPLNETSVVARAQRLLSCTNDAANFSDKMDIIFVAEMIEKIGKFVERFNLGEVMVSMASNLMLADERVLWMAQREAMACSRIIACLQKISGYRLATAQPFSLTSPNIALEIHTVRASDWNGMTCRLFQRLSPDRTPGQDRQLTFKCNTTNSSSSISYKNIIASLEFPQSLFTQAALPGQADDAVYKLHLLGFRNGKFFPSTGNSSQLADGGKRRSVATPVIMAKIDGMSRHILRTPVNITLWQFARGSDPVSASWNFSLVGGHGGWQSDGCRIMNHNDSVTTISCNSLGNYGLLMDLSSVEYFTPSIQPLHPVIYATIIILLLCLLTIIISYIYHHRSVRVSRKSWHMLVNLCFHISLTCGVFVGGINQTRYASVCQAVGILLHYSTLATALWVGVTARNIYKQVTRKAKRYEELDEPPPPPRPMLRFYLIGGGIPIIVCGITAAANIRNYGSRTNAPYCWMAWEPSIGAFYGPVGFIIFVDCMYFLSILLQLRRHPERRYEFKEPTEEQQHLSSAHIEARADGPSSQCHPLTLQLQPHEASSSMLSAPHAVPLSALENEHTFAAQLMGAAGALGLYAALWVFGAMAVSQDHPFDLAFTCLFGVAALALGAFMVAHHCVNRQDMRRYWSQACCSGRRAYSAQEDVLLPQPGVAMTSTAGSADKADGESTKCGHSSADSSYTNKSGPSMRNSTHGSKLTNLHAEAAQCKPASAPATANGAAILDNSLTEHSVDNEIKMHVAPVEVQFRPMNNINNPTAAPNGHASRHHKNRARAHRASRLTVLREYAYDVPTSVDGSVQSAPHRRHHHYDVAARNSRRAAYMAYRERHQSQLQQDSSDSASLPRRSRYADKGGGSSVGNGSVVTVETERVTAAATLSSGNDSGPVKQPSTTELESQPKSYGLNLVTQNGGTLKENGQTMPLISPESAASVKTGLWKHETTV from the exons AGACTTGTCCAATAACAGCATCGGCTGTCTTAATGTAGACATCTTCAAGGGCCTCACCAGTCTGATCAGACT AAACCTTTCAGGAAACACGTTCTCTTCATTGGCTCAGGGGACCTTTGACAGCTTGTTGTCTCTGAAGTTCTT ggATTTTCAGACACCTAACTTGCTGTGTGACTGCAACCTTCAGTGGCTGCGGCGTTGGCTCAGCGAGAGGAACCCTGCGGGCAAGAACACCAAGTGCTCCTACCCCCAGTCTCTCCAGGGCCAGTCCATTACCTCCATCAGCCCAGAGCTCTTCACCTGTG ATGCTCCACTCGAGCTGCCCTCCTTCCAGCTGACTCCATCCCAGCAACAGGTCGTCTTTCAGGGGGACAGCTTGCCATTCCAGTGTCAGGCCTCCTTCGTGGCCGAGGACATGCAGGTGCTGTGGTACCAAGACGGCCGCATGGTGAAGCCTGACGCCGCCCAAGGCATCGTCATTGAAAGACGCATGGTGCAGGACTGCTCTCTCATTGCCAG CGCGTTGACCATCTCAAACATTCAGCCTGGTTTTACTGGGGACTGGGAGTGCCGGGTCAGAACTAGCAGGGGCAACACAACCAGGACTGTCCACATCGTGGTCTTGGAGACTTCTGCCAAGTATTGTGTCCCTGAACGCGTCACGAACAACAAGGGAGAGTTCAA GTGGCCGCGCACCGTGGCAGGGATCAGAGCGCACCTCCCCTGCAACAGACTGCCCTCCAGCGCAGGTACATACTCGGGCAGCTCCGGCGAGGAGCAGCGGGCGTGGCGCTACTGCAATCGCAAAGGGGTGTGGACGGATGACGACTACTCGCGCTGCCAGTTCCAGAAAGATGTCACGCGGTTTCTATACGTCATCAACCAG ATGCCTTTGAATGAGACCAGCGTGGTAGCCAGGGCTCAGCGCCTGTTGTCCTGCACCAACGACGCTGCCAACTTCTCAGACAAGATGGACATCATCTTTGTAGCTGAGATGATTGAAAAGATTGGCAAATTTGTCGAGAGATTTAAT TTGGGTGAGGTGATGGTAAGCATGGCCAGTAACTTGATGCTGGCAGATGAGAGGGTGCTCTGGATGGCTCAGCGCGAAGCCATGGCCTGTTCGCGCATCATCGCCTGCCTTCAGAAGATTTCTGGCTACCGTCTGGCCACAGCACAGCCCTTCTCCCTG ACATCCCCCAACATAGCACTGGAGATTCACACTGTCAGGGCCAGCGACTGGAACGGCATGACCTGCAGGTTGTTCCAGAGGCTCAGTCCCGACCGCACACCTGGACAGGACCGCCAACTCACCTTCAAATGCAACACAACCAACTCCTCTTCCAGCATCTCTTACAAG AACATCATTGCTTCCCTGGAGTTTCCTCAGTCACTCTTTACCCAGGCTGCACTCCCCGGGCAGGCAGACGACGCAGTCTACAAGCTCCATCTACTGGGCTTCCGCAACGGCAAGTTTTTTCCCTCCACCGGCAACTCGTCCCAACTGGCTGATGGTGGAAAGAGGAGGAGTGTGGCCACCCCTGTCATCATGGCCAAGATAG ATGGCATGTCCCGGCACATCCTCAGGACGCCGGTGAACATCACCCTGTGGCAGTTTGCCCGCGGCTCAGACCCGGTGTCCGCCTCCTGGAACTTCAGCCTGGTTGGAGGCCATGGAGGATGGCAGAGCGATGGCTGCCGCATCATGAACCATAATGACAGCGTCACCACCATATCCTGCAACTCTCTGGGCAACTATGGCCTGCTGATG GACCTCAGCAGTGTGGAGTATTTCACTCCCAGCATTCAGCCCCTGCACCCAGTCATCTACGCCACCATCATCATTCTGCTACTCTGCCTGCTCACAATCATCATCAGCTATATTTACCACCACAG GTCTGTCCGTGTGAGTCGCAAATCCTGGCACATGTTGGTCAACCTCTGCTTCCACATCTCCCTCACCTGCGGGGTCTTTGTAGGTGGCATAAATCAGACGCGCTATGCCAGCGTTTGCCAGGCG GTGGGCATCTTGCTGCACTACTCAACTCTGGCTACAGCTCTGTGGGTGGGTGTGACTGCACGCAACATTTACAAACAGGTGACGCGCAAAGCCAAGCGCTATGAAGAGCTGGACGAACCTCCGCCACCACCGCGACCCATGCTGAG GTTCTACTTAATCGGCGGAGGGATACCCATCATTGTCTGCggcatcactgcagcagccaaCATCAGAAACTACGGCAGCCGGACCAATGCACCATA ttgCTGGATGGCATGGGAGCCCAGTATTGGTGCATTTTATGGCCCAGTGGGATTCATCATCTTCGTGGACTGCATGTACTTCCTCAGCATTCTACTCCAGTTGCGGCGCCACCCTGAGCGCCGTTACGAGTTCAAGGAGCCCACcgaagagcagcagcatctctctTCAGCCCACATTGAGGCCAGGGCTGATGGTCCCAGCAGCCAGTGCCACCCCctcacactgcagctccagcCTCACGAGGCATCCTCCTCCATGCTGTCTGCTCCCCACGCTGTGCCCCTGTCGGCCCTGGAGAATGAGCACACCTTTGCAGCTCAGCTGATGGGTGCAGCAGGGGCACTGGGGCTATATGCGGCCCTCTGGGTGTTCGGGGCCATGGCTGTGTCACAGGACCACCCCTTCGACTTAGCTTTCACTTGCCTGTTTGGGGTGGCCGCACTGGCATTGGGGGCGTTCATGGTGGCACATCACTGTGTCAACAGGCAGGATATGAGACGCTATTGGTCCCAGGCTTGTTGCTCTGGGAGACGAGCCTACTCTGCACAGGAGGATGTCCTTCTGCCTCAGCCGGGCGTGGCAATGACATCCACAGCAGGATCTGCTGACAAAGCAGACGGAGAGTCAACAAAGTGTGGCCACAGCAGTGCAGACTCTTCCTACACAAATAAGAGCGGGCCAAGCATGCGCAACTCCACCCACGGCAGCAAGCTGACCAATCTGCACGCAGAGGCAGCTCAATGCAAGCCTGCGTCAGCACCGGCGACAGCCAACGGTGCAGCCATTTTGGACAACAGCCTGACTGAACACTCAGTAgacaatgaaattaaaatgcacGTGGCACCGGTTGAGGTCCAGTTCCGCCCGATGAACAACATCAACAATCCAACAGCTGCCCCCAACGGACACGCAAGCAGGCATCACAAAAACAGAGCGCGAGCGCACAGGGCGAGTCGGCTGACAGTGTTGCGAGAGTACGCCTACGACGTCCCCACCAGCGTGGACGGCAGCGTGCAGAGTGCACCCCACAGGCGGCACCACCACTATGATGTAGCGGCACGCAACAGCAGGCGGGCGGCTTACATGGCCTACAGAGAGCGCCATCAGAGCCAGTTACAGCAGGACAGCAGCGACAGCGCAAGCTTGCCGCGCCGCTCCCGCTACGCAGATAAAGGAGGTGGCAGCAGCGTTGGGAACGGATCAGTGGTGACTGTAGAAACTGAACgggtcactgctgctgccacgcTGAGCTCGGGTAATGACTCTGGTCCTGTTAAGCAGCCCAGCACCACAGAACTAGAGAGCCAACCCAAGTCATATGGGCTCAACCTGGTTACTCAGAATGGTGGCACACTTAAAGAAAATGGACAAACAATGCCTTTAATCAGCCCAGAGAGTGCAGCCAGTGTAAAGACCGGCTTGTGGAAACATGAAACTACTGTGTAG